A single window of Syntrophus aciditrophicus SB DNA harbors:
- a CDS encoding Eco57I restriction-modification methylase domain-containing protein — translation MATLSSELRNKLERVVIEARDAAETAARAALETLAVHHHEPYPHMNPVQRELRNHLRARARQLGDRKLHKPDRSGKDHAIYHLTGDCAYEHWHRMLFARFLAENNLLIEPEENMAISLDEAGELARDEGVDMWVFASRCAQKMLPQIFRPDDPLLQVSFATEHILKLEKLLASLPWEVFTASDGLGWVYQFWQSKKKGEINRSEVKIGADEISAVTQLFTEPYMVEFLIHNTLGAWWAGKRLKAEGAASAGTEDELRAKLALPGLTWDYLRFVRGQDENGGPWRPAAGTFEGWPKAAKDIKALDPCCGSGHFLVALLRHLVPIRMDEEGLSANNAVEAVLRDNLHGLEIDERCCQIAAFALALAAWTYPGGGGYRLLPPLHIACTGIRQQATEEQWVKLAEQSGMPTQATEDDRIKNGLLNLHRLFSQAPILGSLINPKQLKADVFTADYEMIQPYLAAVLKAEEVDDETHEQAVAAAGMAKAANLLTGKYTLVITNVPYRQADDLDRTLLEYAEKNYPDAKTDLATVFYCRLNDMLSLTGSSAVVLPQGFLYKDYYARLRKRLFREHNFYVIARLGARAFRGINGEEVKVCLVIADKLNSTKKIVISQYLVTSGDADEKQQNLQVIAEVLVAQEDALVSAKYILRGEQKAKERLLEEYAWYSNGIQTGDYPRFGKCFWEVPAFLTQWSLQLSTVQESVTYGGREQCLLWESGCGSLHQFIREKVGPSRVKSWVRGLNCRDRRGVAISAMGELKATLYSGEIFDDNTVVIIPKSVDHFDALWAFCSDALYDRLVRKIDQSSKVRGALLRVPFDLAHWQKIAADKFPNGLPEPESDDPTQWLFHGWPEESTATLQVAVARLMGYHWPAELDCMMRLSEQTRALVKRCRELSKFVDEDGIVCIPSVHSEEPAAIRLNALLAETNIEQAKMRELTGGIDLDDWLRNSFFEQHCKLFHDRPFVWHIWDGRKRDGFHALVNYHKLCEGDGKGRRLLESLTYAYLGEWITRQKDGVKRGEEGAEDRLAAALELQKRLEAILAGEPPLDIFVRWKPLQKQPIGWEPDINDGVRLNIRPFLASDLPGCRTGAGILRYKPNIKWTKDRGKEPQRPKDEYPWFWGWDEKTVDFSGGETFDGNRWNACHYTNKVKQIARETAKKEKSNASKCSDNGLLW, via the coding sequence ATGGCAACTCTATCCAGTGAACTACGGAACAAATTGGAGCGCGTTGTTATTGAGGCGCGGGACGCTGCTGAGACTGCTGCTCGCGCGGCCCTCGAAACCCTGGCCGTTCATCACCACGAGCCGTATCCGCACATGAATCCGGTACAGCGTGAGTTACGCAATCATCTCCGTGCCCGGGCGCGACAACTCGGGGATCGCAAGCTTCACAAACCTGATAGAAGTGGGAAAGACCATGCTATCTACCATCTAACCGGCGATTGCGCCTATGAGCACTGGCATCGCATGCTCTTTGCCCGCTTCCTGGCTGAGAACAACCTCTTGATCGAACCGGAAGAGAACATGGCCATCAGTTTGGACGAGGCAGGGGAACTGGCTAGGGATGAAGGTGTGGACATGTGGGTCTTCGCCTCCCGGTGTGCACAGAAGATGCTACCGCAAATCTTCCGGCCAGATGATCCGCTCCTTCAAGTGTCGTTCGCCACTGAGCACATCCTCAAGCTGGAGAAACTCCTGGCGTCGTTGCCTTGGGAAGTTTTCACCGCCTCCGACGGGTTGGGGTGGGTCTACCAGTTCTGGCAGAGCAAGAAGAAAGGGGAGATTAATCGTTCCGAAGTGAAGATCGGGGCAGACGAAATCTCCGCGGTAACGCAGCTCTTTACCGAACCATATATGGTGGAATTTCTAATCCACAACACCCTGGGAGCCTGGTGGGCCGGCAAGAGGCTCAAAGCCGAAGGCGCCGCCAGCGCAGGGACAGAAGACGAACTCCGCGCCAAGCTTGCCTTGCCCGGGTTGACATGGGACTATCTGCGTTTTGTCCGTGGACAGGACGAAAACGGAGGTCCATGGCGACCTGCCGCCGGAACCTTTGAAGGCTGGCCGAAGGCCGCCAAGGATATCAAAGCCCTTGATCCCTGCTGCGGATCCGGACATTTCCTGGTTGCGTTGCTTCGCCACCTCGTACCGATCCGCATGGACGAAGAGGGTTTGTCTGCAAATAATGCCGTCGAGGCGGTGCTCCGTGACAACCTCCACGGGCTGGAGATCGATGAGCGCTGCTGTCAGATCGCCGCTTTCGCCCTAGCTCTGGCCGCCTGGACATATCCTGGCGGCGGCGGCTACCGACTACTGCCACCACTCCACATTGCCTGTACTGGAATCAGACAGCAAGCAACGGAAGAACAATGGGTGAAACTGGCCGAGCAATCGGGCATGCCCACTCAAGCCACTGAAGACGATCGCATCAAGAATGGCTTACTGAATCTGCATCGCCTCTTCTCGCAGGCACCGATATTGGGGTCGCTCATTAATCCCAAGCAGCTCAAGGCAGACGTTTTTACTGCCGACTACGAGATGATCCAGCCTTATCTGGCAGCCGTTCTCAAAGCAGAGGAAGTCGACGACGAAACCCATGAACAAGCCGTCGCTGCCGCCGGCATGGCCAAAGCAGCCAACCTGTTGACCGGTAAATACACCCTTGTCATAACGAACGTTCCATATCGGCAAGCAGATGATCTCGATCGGACATTACTGGAATATGCGGAAAAAAACTACCCTGATGCGAAAACCGACCTTGCAACAGTATTCTACTGCAGGTTGAACGACATGCTTTCATTGACTGGATCATCTGCAGTCGTTCTGCCGCAAGGCTTCCTTTACAAGGATTACTATGCACGCCTTCGAAAGCGGCTCTTCCGCGAGCACAACTTTTACGTGATTGCACGACTAGGTGCGAGGGCCTTCCGCGGGATCAACGGAGAGGAAGTGAAAGTCTGTTTGGTTATTGCGGATAAACTGAATTCAACGAAAAAGATCGTCATCAGTCAATACCTCGTCACGTCTGGGGATGCCGATGAGAAGCAGCAAAATCTACAGGTAATTGCAGAGGTGCTTGTCGCTCAGGAGGATGCCCTGGTAAGCGCGAAGTACATCTTACGAGGCGAGCAGAAGGCGAAGGAAAGGCTGCTCGAAGAATATGCATGGTATTCCAATGGCATTCAAACTGGCGACTACCCAAGATTCGGCAAGTGCTTTTGGGAAGTACCCGCTTTTTTAACCCAGTGGTCTTTGCAATTATCTACCGTGCAGGAGTCAGTTACGTATGGTGGCCGAGAACAATGCCTTCTTTGGGAAAGTGGTTGCGGATCGTTGCACCAATTTATTCGAGAAAAAGTCGGGCCAAGCCGAGTTAAGTCATGGGTGCGAGGATTAAACTGCCGCGATCGACGTGGCGTTGCTATCAGTGCTATGGGTGAACTCAAGGCAACACTATATTCGGGTGAGATATTTGACGACAACACTGTCGTTATAATCCCAAAATCAGTTGATCATTTTGACGCGCTATGGGCGTTCTGTAGCGACGCATTATACGACAGGCTCGTTCGGAAAATTGATCAGTCGTCGAAAGTTCGCGGTGCACTTCTTCGCGTGCCATTCGACCTTGCCCACTGGCAGAAGATTGCAGCTGATAAGTTCCCCAACGGCTTGCCGGAACCCGAAAGCGACGACCCGACCCAATGGCTTTTCCACGGCTGGCCGGAAGAATCGACCGCTACACTCCAAGTTGCTGTGGCACGGCTAATGGGTTACCACTGGCCAGCTGAACTGGATTGCATGATGCGTCTCAGTGAACAGACTCGGGCGCTAGTCAAGCGGTGCAGGGAACTCTCCAAATTTGTGGACGAAGACGGTATTGTCTGTATTCCATCTGTTCATAGCGAGGAACCTGCAGCCATACGGTTGAATGCGCTGCTGGCTGAGACGAATATTGAGCAAGCAAAGATGCGCGAACTGACCGGTGGGATTGACCTCGACGACTGGCTCCGCAACAGCTTTTTCGAGCAGCACTGCAAACTGTTCCACGATCGGCCGTTCGTGTGGCACATCTGGGACGGGCGGAAGCGCGATGGTTTTCATGCCCTGGTCAACTATCACAAGCTATGTGAAGGCGACGGTAAGGGCCGGCGGCTGCTGGAGAGCCTCACGTACGCATACCTCGGTGAATGGATCACCCGGCAGAAGGACGGCGTGAAGCGCGGTGAAGAAGGTGCAGAAGACCGCCTGGCCGCGGCACTGGAACTTCAGAAGCGGTTGGAGGCGATTCTGGCTGGCGAGCCGCCCCTTGACATCTTTGTTCGCTGGAAACCGCTGCAAAAGCAACCCATCGGGTGGGAACCGGATATCAACGACGGCGTCAGACTGAATATCCGCCCGTTCCTGGCGTCTGACCTGCCCGGTTGCCGGACTGGTGCGGGAATCCTCCGGTACAAGCCCAATATTAAATGGACAAAGGATCGCGGCAAGGAGCCGCAGCGCCCAAAAGACGAATACCCATGGTTTTGGGGATGGGATGAAAAGACTGTCGACTTTTCAGGAGGTGAAACCTTCGACGGAAACCGTTGGAACGCCTGCCACTACACCAACAAGGTTAAGCAAATCGCTCGTGAGACTGCGAAAAAGGAGAAAAGTAATGCCAGCAAATGTTCAGACAATGGCCTATTATGGTGA
- a CDS encoding TIR domain-containing protein → MNSFGDYGFGQHPLGIRPLMAVKHRVFVSYHHNGDQAYYDKFTKLFANGYEIITDTSIERQIGSDSVTYQQQVIREQHITGSSITIVLCGAETWKRRWIDWEIHMTLNKEHALLGIALPTATRNSAGQIIVPDRLHANIISGFAHWIEWTEDPLTLRTAIDASKDKARQTRNISNSAPRMERSRP, encoded by the coding sequence ATGAATAGTTTTGGTGACTACGGATTCGGTCAACACCCTCTTGGCATTCGCCCCCTAATGGCGGTGAAACACAGAGTATTTGTAAGCTACCACCATAATGGCGACCAAGCGTATTATGACAAGTTCACGAAGCTTTTCGCAAATGGCTATGAAATAATTACTGATACGTCAATTGAGCGTCAAATCGGCAGCGATAGCGTTACCTATCAACAGCAGGTTATACGTGAGCAGCACATCACCGGCAGTTCAATCACTATTGTCTTGTGTGGGGCTGAAACTTGGAAACGTCGATGGATCGATTGGGAAATTCACATGACACTTAACAAGGAGCATGCTCTCCTTGGGATTGCTCTGCCCACGGCGACAAGAAATTCAGCCGGGCAGATCATTGTGCCCGATCGCCTTCATGCCAATATTATAAGCGGGTTCGCTCACTGGATTGAGTGGACGGAAGACCCTCTAACGTTACGGACAGCGATTGACGCGTCAAAAGATAAAGCTCGGCAGACTCGCAACATCTCCAATTCTGCACCACGAATGGAGAGGAGTCGCCCATGA
- a CDS encoding toll/interleukin-1 receptor domain-containing protein, with amino-acid sequence MPVFISHRTADDTIAKEVAYRLRYRHGITVFIDDIDQEVRQAQGTAAITALLVQRINTCTNLLAIVSQNTQGSWWVPFEIGVARQSPRAITTMTNLVDASLPEYLLEWPRLRGEAAVDTFARLYKEQNRVLTEQVLEKRASAPMQASYVDRFQASLKNALGQR; translated from the coding sequence ATGCCCGTATTCATTTCGCATAGAACCGCAGACGATACGATAGCTAAGGAAGTCGCTTATCGCTTGCGCTATCGTCACGGCATCACAGTGTTCATTGACGACATCGACCAGGAAGTTCGGCAAGCGCAAGGAACAGCGGCAATAACGGCTCTGCTTGTGCAACGGATTAATACATGTACCAACTTGCTTGCTATCGTCTCTCAGAATACACAAGGCTCGTGGTGGGTGCCGTTTGAGATTGGCGTTGCCAGGCAGTCTCCGCGGGCAATTACCACAATGACTAATCTAGTTGATGCGTCCCTCCCGGAGTACCTGCTTGAATGGCCACGGCTCCGGGGAGAGGCGGCAGTAGATACCTTTGCTCGACTCTACAAGGAACAGAATAGAGTTTTGACTGAACAGGTATTGGAGAAGCGAGCATCGGCCCCAATGCAGGCGAGCTACGTTGACCGGTTCCAAGCAAGCCTGAAGAACGCTCTTGGTCAGCGATAA
- the brxC gene encoding BREX system P-loop protein BrxC, with the protein MKNRELFQRDPALAKLLNDGVAAVRETASAKEIETLRYELTHFVCEGQYEDGLIRILESYLGNVSSTTQPAAWVSGFYGSGKSHLLKMFRHLWVDTLFTDGATARGLVSLPQEVQDLLRELDTLGKRNGGLHAASGTLPSGGGESVRLAVLSIVLVSRGLPEVLPQAQFCMWLQKNGIIDQVKAAVESAGKEFYSELHDLYVSPILAKAVLDIDPDFAADLKQARAALRAQFPVVEDISTNEFIRLVREVLSVDGQIPCTVIVLDEIQLFIGNDPGRSTDVQEVAEALCKQLYSRVLLIGAGQTALAGSVPLLQRLNGRFTMPVELSDADVETVTRRVVLAKKVDKKKAIEEMVNAHAGEINRQLAGTRIAACAEDRDIIVDDYPLLPVRRRFWEHVLRAVDVPGTASQLRTQLKIVHEAVRQSAEENLGTVVPADFIYEQISPDLRKTGILLREIDETIRNLDHGSDDGRLAQRLCGLIFLIRKLPLEAVADIGVRATPEMLADLMVSNLANDGTELRKNIPRILKLLTDPPPESERPTWLRKAMQDKGALLIEIDGEYSLQTRESSEWDREFRNRQTRLNSDPTSLPIKRGTLISAACGEALKGIKLVQGKYKEHRKLLVHFGSETPLTGRTEIPIWVRDGWGEKESTVVNDARAAGSDSAIVYVYIPKASADDLQKAIVEYDAAKSTLEFKGTPTSPEGCEARDAMATRMAAAETSRNQILHDLIDRAKVFQGGGGERFELNLVAKVEAAAQASLDRLFPSFKDADDDRWTNVISRAKNGDEAALSAVDWTDAPEKHLVCAAVLAEVGSGKRGKEVRDAFGASPYGWPRDAVDAALIVLHATGHIRATHKGMTLSQGQLDQAKIPVTDFRAETATINAKEKIKLRKLFQTAGVDCKPNEETAKAPVFLARLSELAECAGGDPPMPVRPATVHLDTLRGFGGIEQLAGILKQHDTLGQQAGDWSKLADLANKRKPAWVTLCTLLKHAEAIPGTEEIRRQADAVKSERRLLDTSDPVPEIRKAAVDALRTTVTGAYAEYEKIYNEQMAALTGSDNWKKLKAEQQKQILADEGIDGLPLLSVGNEGDLIRSLEQTALPSWKTKTDALPQQFARAAMAAAKLLEPKTQRVHLTSSTLTTEQEVKAWLAGTEKDLLAKLTSGPVVIS; encoded by the coding sequence ATGAAAAACAGAGAACTCTTTCAACGCGATCCTGCCTTAGCTAAGCTCCTGAATGATGGCGTTGCTGCCGTGCGCGAGACAGCAAGCGCCAAGGAAATCGAGACGCTCCGTTATGAACTCACACATTTTGTGTGCGAGGGCCAGTACGAGGACGGTTTGATCCGCATACTTGAGTCCTACCTCGGCAACGTCAGTTCGACGACACAACCGGCGGCCTGGGTGAGCGGCTTCTATGGCAGCGGGAAATCCCACCTCTTGAAGATGTTCCGCCATTTGTGGGTGGATACGCTCTTCACTGATGGCGCAACCGCCCGCGGACTGGTGAGCCTCCCGCAGGAGGTGCAGGATCTTCTTCGTGAACTCGACACGTTGGGCAAGCGGAATGGCGGCTTGCATGCCGCGTCAGGAACGCTCCCTTCCGGCGGTGGCGAGAGCGTCCGACTGGCGGTCCTGAGCATCGTGCTGGTATCCAGGGGATTGCCTGAGGTGCTTCCCCAGGCGCAATTCTGCATGTGGCTCCAGAAGAATGGCATCATAGACCAGGTTAAGGCCGCAGTTGAATCTGCCGGCAAGGAATTTTACAGCGAACTCCATGATCTTTATGTCAGCCCTATCCTGGCCAAGGCCGTTCTCGATATCGACCCCGATTTCGCCGCTGACCTGAAGCAGGCGCGCGCGGCCCTGCGGGCGCAGTTTCCCGTGGTCGAAGACATCTCGACTAACGAATTCATACGGCTGGTCCGCGAGGTACTTTCCGTCGATGGACAAATCCCCTGCACCGTGATCGTGCTGGATGAAATCCAGCTTTTCATTGGCAACGATCCGGGCCGATCAACAGATGTACAGGAAGTTGCCGAAGCCCTTTGCAAGCAACTATACAGTCGAGTGTTACTGATTGGCGCGGGCCAAACCGCCCTGGCAGGGTCTGTCCCGTTGCTTCAACGACTCAACGGTCGGTTTACCATGCCGGTGGAACTCTCCGACGCCGATGTGGAAACAGTTACCCGTCGTGTCGTGTTGGCGAAGAAAGTGGACAAAAAGAAGGCCATTGAAGAAATGGTCAACGCCCATGCCGGTGAAATCAACCGCCAGCTCGCCGGCACGCGCATCGCCGCCTGTGCTGAAGACCGAGACATCATTGTCGATGATTACCCACTACTGCCAGTCCGTCGACGCTTCTGGGAACATGTGCTTCGCGCGGTGGACGTACCTGGTACGGCCAGTCAGCTTCGCACGCAACTTAAAATTGTTCACGAGGCCGTTCGGCAGTCAGCAGAGGAAAACCTGGGTACCGTGGTTCCCGCGGACTTCATCTATGAGCAGATCAGTCCCGACCTACGCAAGACTGGCATCCTGCTCCGTGAAATCGACGAGACGATCCGCAACCTTGACCACGGCTCTGATGATGGCCGGCTCGCCCAGCGGCTTTGTGGCCTGATCTTTTTGATCCGCAAGCTTCCGCTCGAAGCGGTGGCCGATATAGGCGTCCGCGCGACACCAGAGATGCTGGCAGACCTCATGGTGTCCAATCTGGCCAACGACGGGACGGAACTCCGCAAGAACATTCCGCGCATACTGAAACTCCTGACCGACCCGCCGCCGGAGTCCGAGCGGCCGACCTGGCTAAGGAAAGCCATGCAGGACAAGGGAGCGCTGCTTATTGAGATTGATGGCGAATACAGCCTCCAGACCCGCGAGAGCAGTGAATGGGATCGGGAGTTCCGCAACCGCCAGACAAGGCTGAACAGCGACCCGACTTCCCTGCCGATCAAGCGCGGCACGCTCATCAGCGCCGCTTGCGGTGAGGCTCTCAAGGGCATCAAGCTCGTACAGGGCAAGTACAAAGAACATCGGAAGCTGCTGGTCCACTTCGGCAGCGAAACGCCGCTGACCGGCAGGACCGAAATTCCCATATGGGTCCGCGATGGCTGGGGAGAGAAGGAAAGCACTGTCGTCAACGATGCTCGCGCCGCCGGCAGTGACAGCGCGATCGTCTACGTTTACATTCCCAAAGCCAGCGCTGATGATCTGCAAAAGGCCATCGTCGAATACGATGCAGCCAAGTCCACGCTGGAGTTCAAAGGTACGCCCACCTCTCCTGAAGGCTGCGAGGCCCGTGACGCCATGGCTACTCGCATGGCTGCGGCTGAAACTTCCCGCAACCAGATTTTACACGACTTGATTGACCGTGCGAAAGTCTTCCAGGGTGGGGGTGGCGAACGGTTCGAATTAAATCTCGTGGCCAAGGTCGAAGCCGCTGCACAGGCATCGCTCGACCGACTTTTCCCCAGCTTCAAGGATGCCGATGACGACCGCTGGACCAACGTCATCAGCCGCGCCAAGAACGGTGACGAGGCGGCCCTGTCGGCCGTGGACTGGACCGACGCTCCTGAAAAGCATCTGGTCTGTGCGGCAGTGCTCGCTGAGGTCGGTTCGGGTAAACGTGGAAAGGAAGTCCGTGATGCCTTCGGGGCCAGTCCCTATGGCTGGCCTCGTGATGCTGTGGATGCCGCGCTCATCGTCCTGCACGCCACCGGTCACATCCGCGCCACCCACAAGGGCATGACCCTCTCACAGGGTCAGCTTGATCAGGCAAAGATTCCCGTGACCGACTTCCGGGCGGAGACAGCCACGATCAACGCCAAAGAAAAGATCAAACTTCGCAAGCTGTTCCAGACGGCGGGCGTTGACTGCAAACCCAACGAAGAAACCGCCAAGGCCCCGGTATTTCTGGCTCGCCTGTCAGAACTGGCCGAGTGTGCCGGCGGCGATCCACCCATGCCAGTCCGGCCGGCGACGGTCCATCTGGATACCCTCCGCGGCTTCGGCGGTATCGAACAATTGGCCGGAATCCTCAAGCAGCACGATACGCTCGGGCAACAGGCTGGGGACTGGAGTAAGCTGGCTGACCTTGCCAACAAGCGCAAACCCGCCTGGGTTACTCTCTGCACGCTCCTCAAGCATGCCGAGGCCATCCCTGGAACCGAAGAAATCCGCAGGCAGGCCGACGCGGTGAAGTCCGAACGCCGGCTGCTCGACACCAGCGATCCCGTGCCGGAGATCCGCAAGGCGGCCGTTGATGCGCTCCGTACCACTGTCACCGGAGCCTATGCCGAGTATGAGAAAATTTACAACGAACAGATGGCCGCTTTGACTGGCAGCGACAACTGGAAAAAACTAAAGGCCGAACAGCAGAAACAAATCCTTGCCGATGAAGGTATTGATGGACTGCCACTGCTTTCCGTAGGCAATGAAGGAGACCTGATCCGGTCACTGGAGCAGACAGCGCTTCCATCATGGAAGACCAAGACTGATGCATTGCCCCAACAGTTCGCCCGCGCCGCCATGGCGGCGGCAAAACTGTTGGAGCCAAAGACTCAACGCGTCCACTTGACTAGCAGCACACTCACAACGGAACAGGAAGTAAAGGCTTGGTTGGCTGGTACAGAGAAGGACCTGCTGGCAAAGTTAACAAGCGGTCCCGTAGTTATTTCCTGA
- a CDS encoding BREX protein BrxB domain-containing protein → MGRIEELATRYRGHIGAPWQRNLAGDQKAIFVVYPKTDERKLRARLELFEMATTSTGHGWRLLDIGDTFAGWMANTDYREAYFEDPEALAMKLRSDFVQDAAGRIREILTAEGTDEDTVVAVQGVGCLFGFTRVSLVLKEVVKDIRGRLLVFFPGEYEENKYRLLDARDGWNYLAVPITLHNGVND, encoded by the coding sequence ATGGGAAGAATCGAAGAACTGGCAACGCGATACCGTGGCCATATCGGTGCACCATGGCAGCGCAACCTCGCCGGTGACCAGAAGGCAATTTTCGTTGTGTATCCGAAAACAGATGAACGGAAGTTACGGGCGCGGCTGGAACTATTCGAGATGGCGACTACCTCGACTGGTCACGGCTGGCGCCTGCTGGACATAGGCGACACGTTCGCAGGGTGGATGGCGAACACTGACTATCGCGAGGCATACTTCGAAGACCCGGAAGCTTTGGCGATGAAGCTACGGAGCGACTTCGTTCAGGACGCCGCTGGCAGAATCCGTGAAATACTTACGGCCGAAGGGACTGACGAAGATACCGTGGTTGCTGTCCAAGGCGTCGGGTGCCTCTTCGGCTTCACCCGTGTTTCGCTGGTTCTCAAGGAAGTGGTCAAGGACATCCGGGGCAGACTGTTGGTGTTCTTCCCCGGTGAATACGAAGAAAACAAATACAGATTACTGGACGCAAGGGATGGCTGGAACTACCTGGCCGTACCTATCACGCTTCATAATGGGGTAAACGACTGA